The Fervidibacillus albus genome contains a region encoding:
- a CDS encoding HIT family protein has translation MSCIFCKIINGKAPAYIIYKNEYVTAFLDINPMTYGHTLVVPNEHIPRLDMIKDEKISRFLMEGIIDVSHLLIKAGICESFSLLQDNGTEAEQEMEHVHFHIIPRYRGDGLDWNLKTNKELAKEKNLKKAWESITQYKYEEG, from the coding sequence ATGAGTTGTATATTTTGTAAAATTATTAACGGAAAAGCTCCTGCATACATCATTTATAAAAACGAATATGTCACTGCTTTTCTCGATATTAATCCGATGACATATGGGCACACTTTAGTCGTTCCAAACGAACATATTCCCCGACTAGACATGATAAAGGACGAAAAAATAAGCCGTTTTTTAATGGAAGGGATAATTGATGTCTCACACCTCTTAATAAAGGCTGGAATATGTGAAAGTTTTTCCCTCCTTCAAGATAATGGTACGGAAGCAGAACAAGAAATGGAACATGTACATTTTCATATCATTCCAAGGTATAGAGGGGATGGATTGGATTGGAATTTAAAAACGAATAAAGAATTGGCCAAAGAAAAAAATTTAAAAAAGGCATGGGAATCAATTACTCAATATAAATACGAGGAAGGATAA
- the istA gene encoding IS21 family transposase, translated as MLQVTDIQYIRQEVNRKGCSYSDVARRTNVDYRTVKKYADMEEFQPNKKIKKSQPAPVMDPVKDIVDQWLREDLKKKKKYRRTAKRIWQLLVENENFKGSDRTVRAYVAKRKKELLEESNEAALPLEAKPGDAQVDFGEAPFKYMGKVVDLPFLVMSFPSSNAAYVQVFESQNQECFLEGLKRFFHHIGGVPCRIRFDNLTPAVKKILPHGKRILTEGFQQFALHYGFAYEFCNPASGNEKGHVESKVKYIRNNMFLPERTIYNLEDFNRQLWEECKRDHQRQHYEKKIEIAKLHEEERAAFLCLPAKEYTCTRYETVKADKYGFIQIDAKKYSTSPRFASQTVLVGITYNRVDIIDENGEIIVRHERIYGEKMKSMKWQPYLALMAKRPTALKYSTFYEQLPHNWQNYLETCTLEEKKKALQLLSAILKDYDFHKASEALDLAMASGHPSIETIKHAYIQLISGQGDRFTLQMIHSVPELPNVVRGMSQYDTAMFSERGGEYE; from the coding sequence ATGTTACAAGTGACCGATATACAGTATATCAGACAAGAAGTAAATAGAAAAGGGTGCAGTTATTCTGATGTCGCAAGGCGAACCAATGTAGATTACCGAACAGTAAAAAAATACGCTGACATGGAAGAATTTCAGCCAAATAAAAAGATAAAAAAATCACAACCAGCTCCAGTTATGGATCCTGTAAAAGACATTGTGGATCAATGGTTGAGAGAGGATTTAAAAAAGAAAAAGAAATATCGACGAACTGCCAAGCGTATTTGGCAACTGTTGGTAGAAAACGAAAATTTTAAAGGTTCTGATCGGACTGTACGCGCATATGTGGCAAAACGCAAGAAGGAATTACTTGAGGAAAGCAATGAGGCTGCATTACCACTTGAGGCGAAGCCAGGAGACGCTCAAGTTGATTTTGGGGAAGCTCCGTTTAAATATATGGGAAAAGTGGTGGATCTCCCCTTTTTGGTCATGTCCTTTCCATCTAGTAATGCTGCATATGTGCAAGTGTTTGAATCTCAAAACCAAGAATGTTTTTTGGAAGGATTGAAGCGTTTCTTCCATCATATTGGGGGTGTTCCATGTAGAATCCGTTTTGATAACTTAACACCAGCAGTAAAGAAAATACTTCCACATGGCAAACGGATTTTAACGGAAGGTTTTCAACAATTTGCCCTTCATTACGGATTTGCTTACGAGTTTTGTAACCCTGCCTCCGGAAATGAGAAAGGACATGTCGAATCAAAAGTCAAGTATATTAGGAACAATATGTTCCTTCCGGAACGGACTATATATAATCTTGAGGATTTTAATCGACAGCTATGGGAAGAATGTAAAAGGGATCATCAACGACAACATTATGAAAAAAAGATAGAAATTGCAAAATTACATGAAGAAGAAAGAGCTGCTTTCCTATGTCTTCCTGCAAAAGAATACACATGTACTCGATATGAAACAGTAAAAGCAGATAAATATGGTTTTATACAGATCGACGCCAAGAAATATTCAACATCTCCCCGATTCGCTAGTCAAACCGTATTGGTCGGGATTACATATAATCGGGTCGATATCATCGATGAAAATGGTGAAATCATTGTTCGACATGAAAGAATATATGGGGAAAAAATGAAGTCCATGAAATGGCAGCCGTATTTGGCTTTAATGGCTAAAAGACCGACGGCCTTGAAATATAGTACATTTTATGAGCAGCTTCCGCACAATTGGCAAAATTATTTGGAAACATGCACATTGGAAGAGAAAAAGAAAGCATTACAACTCCTTTCAGCGATTCTCAAAGACTATGATTTTCATAAAGCAAGCGAGGCATTAGATTTGGCAATGGCTTCTGGCCACCCTTCAATAGAAACGATCAAACATGCCTATATTCAATTGATTTCTGGACAAGGCGATCGTTTCACATTACAGATGATCCATTCGGTTCCGGAACTGCCAAATGTTGTAAGAGGCATGAGCCAATATGATACCGCCATGTTCTCAGAAAGGGGTGGCGAATATGAATGA
- the istB gene encoding IS21-like element helper ATPase IstB, whose translation MNDLIQQYAKRLKLSWIREHYHEVNARNHEEYLLKLFEQEIAQREKRKINLLLKSATLPNKYGKTFDWKDIELGQGITQTDLLDGKFIERKENLIFYGGVGVGKTYLSTLIGLNVIRKYGMRVKFYTVASLVNQLLEANEKGLLNKFFKQIEKLDLLILDELGYIPLHKQGAELLFQVISLCYEQKSIIVTTNLQFGQWNHIFGDPILTEAVVDRLIHHSRLILFKGESHRLRESVSNRY comes from the coding sequence ATGAATGATCTCATTCAACAATATGCCAAAAGATTGAAACTGAGTTGGATTCGTGAACATTACCATGAAGTTAACGCCAGAAATCATGAAGAATATTTATTAAAACTCTTCGAACAAGAGATTGCCCAGCGTGAAAAACGGAAAATCAATTTATTACTAAAATCGGCAACATTGCCAAACAAGTATGGCAAAACGTTTGATTGGAAAGATATTGAACTCGGGCAAGGAATCACCCAAACAGATCTTCTCGATGGTAAATTTATCGAGAGAAAAGAAAATCTTATTTTCTACGGAGGAGTAGGTGTTGGTAAGACTTATCTATCTACTTTGATCGGATTAAATGTCATACGCAAGTATGGAATGAGAGTGAAGTTTTATACTGTTGCCTCTTTGGTCAATCAACTTTTAGAGGCCAATGAGAAAGGATTATTAAATAAGTTTTTTAAGCAGATTGAAAAGCTCGATTTACTGATTTTAGATGAATTAGGATATATTCCCTTACACAAGCAAGGAGCAGAATTACTTTTTCAAGTAATCAGCCTGTGTTATGAACAAAAAAGCATCATCGTTACCACCAATCTTCAGTTTGGACAATGGAATCATATTTTTGGTGATCCGATTTTAACGGAAGCAGTAGTAGATCGGCTCATTCACCATTCCCGTTTAATCTTATTTAAAGGTGAGAGTCATCGTTTAAGAGAATCAGTGTCTAATCGATACTAA
- a CDS encoding ABC transporter permease subunit, translating into MKILQFELLKLRKKKLFLWMFLIILLCTSGLFLQNYAQKSNMKERAIELIEPYEEEMNSITQELNQQKQIEQTEVVNKQLDYVIEMNKALFNWRVAIYDEAWDLIPRYENDFLLALSEFTRLGGEFKSLQGIEREKAILKNEWMIKYNLPYVDELFPLDPVLFFVKNAEFLFGVGGFILLLLLFGHIFTVEKEQHTWRLLNTLPFTKRKLMVSKFIVLIISMIVFIISVFVFGMIIPLVFGVQSFHFQYPQIFQSGETIIIIPTVHFILRMILFFISGCFVMNALLLFLSRWIQNTFLTRIGVGMIILLSFLLTELIPTSKKFWNPLIYLHLDSLFTDPPHQTDWLYLVGAFILGSGLVVLTILLPNPKLGKFSSSDYQKPFFKGETKINGSILSKMVIFEYVKVWRKGYFKQTIILLSLFFGICYLLLSMETTEKEKYYFKELDTELTTFKDIIIPSYHDLLISLEEEEKNGNDVSEELTNRKKELNIINTIVDKGESAVFAYQKGDWIPLLEYQLFYNHFVNEESVQNLHVEYKKSLSQFSVDVGIAEKMWLIEHQIKPVISGNFVPTIFSQWEGEKMTIDWLKSNVKVNNSGLFSLYHFFEYQIYFVLIIVLVFIFGSGFASEHGKMQTFNFLKTQPIAEKLYLAREKCIKWQAFL; encoded by the coding sequence ATGAAAATTCTTCAGTTTGAATTATTAAAACTACGTAAGAAAAAATTGTTTCTCTGGATGTTTCTTATTATTTTGCTTTGTACAAGCGGATTATTTTTACAAAATTATGCACAAAAATCTAACATGAAGGAACGTGCGATTGAATTAATTGAACCTTACGAAGAGGAAATGAATAGTATTACCCAGGAATTAAATCAACAAAAGCAAATTGAACAAACGGAAGTAGTTAATAAACAATTAGACTATGTAATCGAAATGAACAAAGCTCTTTTTAATTGGAGGGTAGCAATCTATGATGAAGCTTGGGATTTAATCCCTAGATATGAGAATGACTTCTTATTAGCCTTATCTGAATTTACCCGATTAGGGGGAGAGTTTAAATCGTTACAAGGAATTGAAAGAGAAAAGGCCATTTTAAAAAACGAATGGATGATTAAGTACAATTTACCTTATGTTGACGAGTTATTTCCATTAGATCCGGTATTATTTTTCGTTAAAAATGCAGAGTTTCTCTTTGGTGTAGGTGGATTCATTCTATTGCTTTTGTTATTTGGTCATATTTTTACTGTTGAAAAGGAACAACATACTTGGCGATTACTTAATACATTGCCGTTTACTAAAAGGAAGTTAATGGTAAGTAAATTTATTGTCCTAATCATTTCTATGATTGTGTTCATTATATCTGTTTTTGTATTTGGCATGATCATACCTTTAGTGTTTGGGGTTCAATCCTTCCATTTTCAATACCCACAAATTTTCCAATCAGGTGAAACGATTATTATCATCCCAACGGTGCATTTCATATTGAGAATGATATTATTTTTTATTTCCGGCTGTTTTGTAATGAATGCATTGCTCTTATTTTTAAGCAGATGGATACAAAATACTTTTTTAACACGAATTGGAGTGGGAATGATCATCCTACTTAGTTTTTTACTAACTGAATTAATTCCAACTTCCAAAAAATTTTGGAATCCATTAATCTATCTTCACCTAGATTCGTTATTTACGGATCCTCCTCATCAGACAGACTGGTTGTACTTGGTCGGTGCATTCATTTTAGGAAGTGGATTGGTTGTTCTTACGATTTTACTGCCAAATCCTAAGTTAGGTAAATTTTCTTCTTCAGATTATCAAAAACCATTTTTTAAAGGAGAAACAAAAATTAATGGATCCATTCTTTCCAAAATGGTTATTTTTGAATATGTAAAGGTATGGAGAAAGGGATATTTTAAACAAACGATCATTTTACTGTCCTTGTTTTTTGGCATCTGTTATCTTCTATTATCCATGGAAACAACTGAAAAAGAAAAATACTATTTCAAGGAATTAGACACGGAGTTAACTACATTCAAGGATATAATCATCCCATCATACCATGATTTATTGATTTCATTAGAAGAAGAGGAAAAAAACGGAAACGATGTCTCTGAAGAATTAACAAATAGAAAGAAAGAATTGAATATTATAAATACAATAGTAGATAAAGGAGAATCTGCCGTATTCGCTTATCAAAAAGGAGATTGGATTCCACTTTTAGAATATCAGCTGTTTTACAATCATTTTGTAAATGAAGAGTCCGTTCAAAATTTACACGTGGAGTATAAAAAGAGTTTAAGTCAATTTTCTGTCGATGTTGGTATTGCTGAGAAGATGTGGCTGATCGAGCATCAAATAAAACCAGTTATTTCTGGAAATTTTGTTCCAACCATTTTCTCTCAGTGGGAAGGAGAAAAAATGACTATTGATTGGTTAAAATCGAATGTAAAAGTCAACAATAGTGGACTTTTTTCGCTTTATCATTTTTTTGAATATCAAATATATTTCGTTTTAATAATTGTGTTGGTTTTTATATTCGGTTCGGGTTTTGCTAGTGAACATGGCAAAATGCAAACTTTCAACTTCCTTAAAACGCAACCGATTGCAGAAAAGTTGTATTTGGCAAGAGAAAAATGTATAAAATGGCAAGCCTTTTTGTAG
- a CDS encoding ABC transporter ATP-binding protein, producing the protein MILSVNQIHKSYGNQKVLNNVTFHIEKPEIIALVGPNGSGKSTLLNIITNIIKPDQGEITIFGRRNNHPEIFREVAFMQDNSVLYDYLTGYDHLQFIGNIQGISKEQIYKTAKRVGMDSYMNKKVSQYSLGMKQHLLLTLAILNQPKLLILDEPLNGLDPTSAINVRELVLELVSEGTTILLSSHNLAEIDRLTDHILFLKKGQIINEDISIHRKISYKIEVDNIERALFTLNDAGIVTTQKDKYLFIENIHIHDVFQILEKNRLRVLAIDREVSGTERRYKNVFFENGDTNENSSV; encoded by the coding sequence ATGATTCTTTCAGTTAATCAAATTCATAAATCCTACGGCAATCAAAAAGTATTAAATAACGTAACTTTTCATATTGAGAAACCAGAAATTATCGCTTTAGTTGGCCCGAATGGTTCTGGTAAATCAACATTGCTGAATATTATTACAAACATAATAAAACCTGATCAAGGAGAAATAACTATATTTGGAAGACGGAATAATCATCCGGAAATTTTTCGAGAAGTCGCATTTATGCAGGACAATTCCGTACTTTACGATTATTTAACGGGCTATGACCATCTCCAATTTATAGGGAATATTCAGGGAATTTCTAAGGAACAAATTTATAAAACAGCCAAAAGGGTTGGAATGGATAGCTATATGAATAAAAAAGTATCCCAGTATTCACTAGGGATGAAACAGCATTTACTATTGACTCTTGCTATTTTGAATCAACCGAAACTACTTATTTTAGATGAACCTTTAAACGGATTAGACCCGACTAGTGCGATAAATGTTCGAGAATTAGTATTAGAATTAGTCTCTGAAGGGACCACCATTCTCTTATCTTCCCATAATTTAGCTGAAATCGATCGCCTGACAGATCATATTTTATTTTTAAAAAAAGGTCAAATCATCAATGAAGATATATCGATTCATCGAAAAATATCTTACAAAATCGAGGTTGATAATATTGAACGTGCTCTTTTTACTTTAAACGATGCAGGGATTGTGACAACACAAAAAGATAAATATCTTTTTATTGAAAATATTCATATCCATGATGTATTCCAAATTTTAGAGAAGAATCGATTAAGAGTATTAGCGATCGATAGAGAAGTATCAGGAACAGAAAGGCGTTATAAAAATGTTTTTTTCGAAAATGGTGATACTAATGAAAATTCTTCAGTTTGA
- a CDS encoding ABC transporter ATP-binding protein produces MKKYMLQQLPANILMITMLFIISALSVLTAVILTFSTNALLDGDLQAFIKWLLVDLVAWGLLLAFNYVANVYQQKIIQKMCTQIRLDFAKKLEQVDFQQFHKQSDGQYISWMTNDLNTLETVGFKNVYAFLSSLFSIVLASIALFSYHYTLLTLTVVLAIIMIFAPNVFTNYIQKATLSLSKSSEKITNKIKDYLGGFDVLYFANKRYQFEKKFQEASTQFSDEKVKYEKANGVLTNSIGLLNVLSQMFIELVTGILVFTKQVTFGAITTTGNLASTIFNSLAQLSNQKMQIKSVYSILEKLDTWPEKDEATRENDEFEKKNLDEIDSIHVKNLSYTYGDKTVFENLNLSIRRGEKYAIVGDSGSGKSTLLKIISGQLKNYTGKIYINNQKMEDYHLSDLTDKIQYVDQNVYIFQDSIRNNITLWDEYSDKQIDESMKKAYINFVDDIDAPIEENGRNLSGGQRQRIALARSFIQNKQVLLIDEGTAALDKKSAQYIEEMLRNDPSLTVVMVTHRLDPKDYHLFDHVYDLSPSKEIVYA; encoded by the coding sequence ATGAAAAAATACATGTTACAACAGCTTCCTGCTAACATTCTCATGATAACGATGTTATTTATAATATCTGCTTTAAGTGTTTTAACAGCGGTAATCCTTACATTTTCTACAAATGCACTGTTGGATGGTGATTTACAAGCTTTTATAAAATGGTTACTAGTGGATTTAGTTGCTTGGGGTCTTTTACTGGCTTTTAATTATGTTGCAAATGTTTATCAGCAGAAGATCATCCAAAAGATGTGCACACAAATTCGATTGGATTTTGCAAAAAAATTAGAACAGGTGGATTTTCAACAGTTTCATAAACAATCGGACGGACAATATATATCTTGGATGACGAACGATTTAAATACGCTTGAAACAGTTGGTTTTAAAAATGTTTATGCTTTTCTTTCTAGTTTATTTAGTATTGTATTAGCGTCCATTGCTTTGTTCAGTTATCATTATACTTTATTAACTTTAACGGTTGTATTGGCAATAATTATGATTTTTGCACCTAATGTATTTACGAACTATATTCAAAAAGCAACATTAAGTCTATCGAAATCTTCTGAAAAAATTACAAACAAAATAAAAGATTATCTTGGGGGATTCGATGTTTTATATTTTGCCAATAAAAGATACCAGTTTGAGAAAAAATTTCAAGAGGCGAGCACACAATTTTCTGATGAAAAAGTAAAATATGAAAAGGCGAATGGTGTCTTAACAAACAGCATTGGACTCCTTAATGTACTCAGTCAGATGTTCATTGAACTTGTAACTGGAATTCTTGTTTTTACGAAACAAGTCACTTTTGGAGCAATCACCACAACAGGGAATTTGGCATCGACGATTTTTAATTCTTTAGCTCAATTAAGTAACCAGAAAATGCAAATCAAATCTGTCTATTCCATATTAGAAAAATTGGATACATGGCCTGAAAAAGATGAAGCCACTCGTGAAAATGACGAATTTGAAAAGAAAAATCTGGATGAAATTGATAGTATCCATGTGAAAAATCTTTCTTACACTTATGGGGATAAAACAGTATTCGAAAATTTAAATTTATCGATTCGTCGAGGAGAAAAATATGCAATTGTTGGAGATAGTGGTTCAGGAAAAAGTACCTTGCTGAAAATTATTTCTGGACAATTAAAGAACTATACAGGGAAGATTTATATTAATAATCAAAAAATGGAGGATTACCATTTAAGCGACTTAACGGATAAAATACAATATGTCGATCAAAATGTTTATATATTTCAAGATAGTATACGAAATAATATTACCCTTTGGGACGAGTATAGTGATAAACAAATTGATGAAAGTATGAAAAAAGCCTATATCAATTTTGTAGATGATATTGATGCTCCTATTGAAGAAAATGGGAGAAATTTATCAGGGGGTCAGCGGCAACGAATAGCCCTTGCAAGAAGTTTTATTCAAAACAAACAAGTGTTGCTGATTGATGAGGGCACTGCTGCTTTGGATAAGAAATCCGCCCAATATATTGAAGAGATGTTGAGAAACGATCCGTCATTAACAGTCGTCATGGTAACCCATAGATTAGATCCGAAAGATTATCATCTATTTGACCACGTTTATGATTTATCACCTTCAAAAGAAATTGTATATGCCTAA
- a CDS encoding helix-turn-helix domain-containing protein, producing the protein MSFGEIFREIRLSRGYSIESLADEVVSKSTISRFERLESDITFEKLIHLLEKLKISMNEFFYLSMKKNPKTHALELLPKVILSNDLEILKQLVEDEWKKYNNTTDLYAKLTAIVLEKHYKNLTEKNVDYDDHLTFLTDYFFRCDLWTQFDLVLFGNAMGYIPVETSIVISKELVKKSERFYKNRQSFETIINIIENMVFVCLKHQRLSDAGEFIKILENFHLDESDLLERVIIKFFKGLYLSEKGERKRGEKMAKEALLAMKLAGSINLERVYREYFNEIAHSKE; encoded by the coding sequence TTGTCCTTTGGAGAAATTTTTCGAGAAATTAGACTTAGCAGAGGTTATTCCATTGAAAGTTTAGCTGATGAAGTCGTATCCAAATCTACCATTTCTAGATTTGAACGGTTGGAATCTGATATAACATTCGAAAAACTGATTCATCTACTAGAAAAATTAAAGATTTCTATGAATGAATTTTTTTATCTTTCAATGAAAAAAAATCCTAAGACACACGCTTTAGAACTTTTGCCAAAAGTGATTCTTTCAAATGATTTAGAAATACTAAAACAACTAGTTGAAGACGAATGGAAAAAATACAATAATACAACAGATCTTTATGCTAAACTCACTGCTATTGTTCTTGAGAAACATTATAAAAATTTGACAGAAAAAAATGTAGATTACGATGATCATTTGACATTTTTGACTGATTATTTTTTTCGTTGTGATTTATGGACACAGTTTGACCTTGTATTATTTGGCAATGCCATGGGATACATTCCTGTTGAAACGTCAATTGTTATTTCCAAGGAACTTGTAAAAAAATCAGAACGTTTTTATAAAAATAGGCAAAGTTTTGAGACCATTATTAATATCATTGAAAACATGGTTTTTGTATGTTTAAAACACCAACGTTTAAGCGATGCAGGTGAATTCATAAAAATTCTTGAAAATTTTCATTTGGATGAAAGTGATTTATTAGAACGGGTCATTATAAAATTTTTTAAAGGATTATATCTGAGCGAAAAAGGAGAGCGAAAAAGGGGAGAAAAAATGGCAAAAGAGGCCTTATTAGCAATGAAATTAGCAGGATCTATTAATTTGGAGAGAGTTTATCGTGAGTATTTTAATGAAATAGCCCACTCCAAAGAATAA
- a CDS encoding transposase: MQAKRRFSVWIKWFQFHTCGAVSSIVKTCVSSEKAILNTILSTLSNGMMESTNNKIKIIVRVRIPKQRTSFLAHPPRNGREIYQPRLLVMNQKTEALTASIVNELLSALVPTV, translated from the coding sequence ATTCAAGCGAAAAGACGATTTTCGGTTTGGATAAAATGGTTTCAATTTCATACTTGCGGTGCGGTTTCAAGTATTGTGAAAACCTGTGTTTCTAGCGAGAAAGCCATACTCAATACCATTTTATCCACTTTATCAAACGGGATGATGGAGAGCACCAATAATAAAATAAAAATCATTGTGAGGGTACGAATACCGAAACAACGCACATCTTTTCTTGCGCATCCGCCTAGAAACGGGAGGGAAATTTATCAACCCCGACTTTTGGTGATGAACCAAAAAACAGAAGCTCTGACAGCTTCTATCGTAAATGAATTATTATCAGCTTTAGTGCCCACAGTATAA
- a CDS encoding DUF2075 domain-containing protein, producing MIVYEATKDEFLNDVFDDQLVHNICNNFKAKIGRVNEKEIRAWDNSMQYMFRVLSDSVIPSNAGVAIEFKIPHTSKRVDFLITGMDDNHNNSVVIVELKQWDKIEKVEGKEAIVKTVMNRHMVETTHPSYQAWSYASLIKDYNENAQNDHIQLFPCAYLHNYMKVGENDPLVDSVYQYYIEQAPVFLKGDAAKLRSFIKRYVKYGDNKENLYKIEKGRIRPSKSLQNSLNSMLKGNREFIMIDEQKVVYETALQLANEAIRTNQKQVLVVEGGPGTGKSVLAINLLVELTNRSLVCQYVTKNAAPRKVYAQKLKQDFRKGHIDNLFTSSGSYVNASSNEFDALIVDEAHRLNEKSGMFQNLGENQIKEIISASKLSIFFIDQRQRVTLKDIGSIQMIQKFASLYGAKVTKAKLESQFRCNGSDGYLAWIDDVLQIRETANANYFDNNYDFRVYTDPNELRDEIEKLNKVNNKSRIVAGYCWDWIKEGKNNPNVHDIVITEHNFSMSWNLGNSETWAIDEHSVREIGCIHTCQGLEFDYVGVIIGDDLIYKDGHVQTDYTKRAKTDQSLKGLKKMLKEKPDEALKIADEIIRNTYRTLLTRGQKGCFVYCTNKELGNYFRKRLKDIEHSYNENEFSKPLSIVAEEKEEY from the coding sequence ATGATTGTTTACGAAGCAACGAAAGATGAATTTTTAAATGATGTGTTTGATGATCAATTGGTACATAATATTTGTAATAACTTCAAAGCTAAGATTGGCCGTGTCAACGAAAAAGAAATTCGAGCTTGGGATAACTCCATGCAATATATGTTTCGCGTGTTAAGTGATAGCGTGATTCCAAGTAATGCAGGGGTGGCAATTGAGTTCAAAATTCCACACACCTCTAAACGAGTTGATTTCCTTATCACTGGTATGGATGATAATCATAACAATTCCGTTGTAATTGTCGAATTAAAACAATGGGACAAGATTGAAAAAGTAGAAGGGAAAGAAGCGATTGTAAAAACAGTTATGAATCGTCATATGGTTGAAACGACGCATCCTTCGTATCAAGCATGGTCTTATGCTTCATTGATTAAAGATTATAATGAAAATGCACAAAACGATCATATTCAACTATTTCCGTGTGCTTATTTACACAACTACATGAAAGTAGGTGAAAATGATCCTTTAGTAGATTCTGTATATCAATATTATATAGAGCAAGCTCCTGTATTTTTAAAAGGAGACGCAGCAAAATTACGTTCTTTTATCAAACGTTATGTCAAATATGGCGATAATAAAGAAAATCTTTATAAAATCGAAAAAGGGCGCATTCGACCATCAAAGTCACTTCAAAATTCATTGAACAGCATGTTAAAAGGTAATCGCGAATTTATCATGATTGATGAACAAAAAGTGGTATATGAGACAGCTCTTCAGCTAGCGAACGAAGCAATTAGAACGAATCAGAAACAAGTGTTGGTTGTTGAAGGTGGTCCAGGAACGGGGAAATCAGTGCTAGCGATCAATTTACTTGTAGAATTGACAAATCGAAGTTTAGTTTGCCAATACGTTACAAAAAACGCAGCGCCGAGGAAAGTATATGCACAAAAATTAAAACAAGATTTCCGTAAAGGGCATATTGACAATTTGTTCACTAGTTCTGGCAGTTATGTTAACGCATCCTCTAATGAGTTCGATGCTCTTATTGTTGATGAAGCACATCGACTTAATGAGAAATCTGGAATGTTTCAAAACCTTGGTGAAAATCAAATCAAAGAAATTATTAGTGCCTCAAAATTATCGATCTTTTTCATTGATCAACGCCAGCGGGTAACATTGAAGGATATTGGCAGTATCCAGATGATTCAAAAATTTGCAAGTTTATATGGAGCAAAAGTTACAAAGGCTAAATTAGAGTCTCAGTTTCGTTGCAACGGTTCAGATGGATATTTAGCTTGGATAGATGATGTTTTACAAATTCGTGAAACAGCAAATGCAAACTATTTTGATAATAATTATGATTTTCGGGTTTATACAGATCCAAATGAATTGCGTGATGAAATCGAAAAGTTAAATAAAGTAAACAATAAATCTCGTATTGTAGCTGGGTATTGTTGGGACTGGATTAAAGAAGGAAAAAATAATCCAAATGTTCATGACATTGTCATTACTGAACATAATTTCAGTATGAGCTGGAATCTGGGAAATTCGGAGACATGGGCCATTGATGAACATTCTGTGCGTGAAATTGGCTGTATACATACATGTCAAGGTCTAGAATTCGATTATGTGGGCGTTATTATAGGGGACGATTTAATTTACAAAGATGGACACGTTCAAACAGACTATACAAAACGAGCCAAAACAGACCAATCCCTAAAAGGTTTGAAAAAGATGCTTAAGGAAAAACCAGATGAAGCATTAAAAATCGCTGACGAGATTATTCGAAATACGTATCGAACATTACTAACAAGAGGACAAAAAGGCTGTTTCGTTTATTGTACCAATAAAGAATTAGGGAATTATTTTAGAAAACGATTAAAGGACATCGAACATTCTTATAACGAAAATGAATTTTCTAAGCCGCTTTCCATCGTGGCAGAGGAGAAAGAAGAGTATTAA
- a CDS encoding nucleotide pyrophosphohydrolase: MKDLQQKIIEFCDVRNWRQFHNPKDLAISLSLEAGELLENFQWKSSEEAVQANFEHMKDEIADVFIYVLLLSFELGIDVEEAITNKIKKNEQKYPIEKSYGSNKKYNEFE; this comes from the coding sequence TTGAAAGATTTACAACAAAAAATCATTGAATTCTGTGACGTACGTAATTGGAGACAGTTTCACAATCCTAAAGATTTAGCTATATCACTCAGTCTAGAAGCGGGAGAATTACTAGAAAACTTTCAATGGAAAAGTAGCGAGGAAGCAGTACAGGCTAATTTTGAACATATGAAAGATGAAATTGCAGATGTATTCATCTATGTGCTCTTGCTTTCTTTCGAATTAGGGATTGACGTAGAGGAGGCAATTACCAATAAAATAAAGAAAAACGAACAAAAATATCCAATAGAGAAATCATATGGATCAAATAAGAAATATAATGAATTTGAGTAG